Proteins encoded together in one Coffea arabica cultivar ET-39 chromosome 2c, Coffea Arabica ET-39 HiFi, whole genome shotgun sequence window:
- the LOC113727005 gene encoding ent-kaurenoic acid oxidase 1, translating into MEYWGFICMLIMAVFGGFMALKCLLKSVNWWRFEAKLGDRRFSLPPGDLGWPFIGNMWAFLRAFKSSNPDSFISSFVNRFGPVGLYKTVMFGNPSIIVTTPEACRRVLTDDEAFMPGWPSSTMKLIGRKSFIGISPEEHKRLRKLTAAPVNGHEALSIYLKYIEDNVIEALEKWAGMGQIEFLTQLRKLTFRIIMHIFLSSESEQVMEALEREYTVLNHGVRAMSINVPGFAYYNALKARKRLVAIFQSVVTERRARRQENPTAEKMDMMDALMDAVDDKGRKLDDEEIIDVLVMYLNAGHESSGHVSMWATLFLQKNPEVLQKAKAEQEAIVKKRPPGQVGLTLKEIRQMDYLSKVIDETLRVVTFSFVVFREAKKDINITGYTIPKGWKALVWFRNVHFDPELYPDPKRFDPDRWDGLTAKAGSFLPFGAGTRTCPGNDLAKLEISIFLHYFLLDYELERQNPSCPIMYLPHQRPKDNCLGRIRRVSPSSVRKKED; encoded by the exons ATGGAATACTGGGGCTTCATCTGCATGCTGATAATGGCTGTTTTTGGTGGTTTTATGGCATTGAAGTGCCTGCTGAAGAGCGTAAATTGGTGGCGCTTTGAAGCTAAGTTGGGTGATAGGAGATTCTCTCTGCCTCCTGGTGATCTGGGATGGCCTTTTATTGGCAACATGTGGGCTTTCCTCAGAGCTTTCAAGTCCAGCAATCCTGATTCTTTCATCTCCAGTTTTGTCAACAG GTTTGGTCCTGTGGGACTTTACAAGACTGTGATGTTTGGTAACCCAAGCATCATTGTTACAACACCAGAAGCTTGCAGGAGAGTTTTAACAGATGATGAAGCATTCATGCCTGGATGGCCTAGCTCAACTATGAAACTTATAGGGAGAAAATCTTTCATTGGCATATCCCCTGAAGAGCACAAAAGATTGCGCAAATTAACAGCAGCACCAGTGAATGGACACGAGGCATTGTCCATTTACTTGAAGTACATTGAAGACAACGTTATAGAGGCATTGGAGAAATGGGCAGGAATGGGACAGATTGAGTTTTTAACTCAACTTCGAAAACTTACATTCAGGATAATTATGCACATTTTCCTGAGTTCTGAGAGTGAGCAAGTAATGGAAGCCTTAGAAAGGGAGTATACTGTACTCAACCATGGTGTTAGAGCAATGTCTATCAACGTGCCTGGATTTGCTTACTATAATGCTCTCAAG GCACGGAAAAGGCTTGTGGCCATATTTCAATCAGTTGTGACTGAGCGAAGGGCAAGGAGACAGGAAAATCCAACTGCTGAGAAAATGGATATGATGGACGCGCTGATGGATGCTGTAGATGATAAAGGTAGAAAATTAGATGATGAGGAAATTATTGATGTGCTAGTAATGTATCTAAATGCAGGCCATGAATCATCTGGCCATGTTTCAATGTGGGCTACTCTATTTCTGCAGAAGAACCCTGAAGTCCTTCAGAAAGCAAAG GCTGAGCAAGAGGCAATTGTTAAGAAGAGGCCACCGGGCCAAGTAGGTTTGACTCTGAAAGAAATTCGACAAATGGACTATCTTTCAAAG GTCATCGATGAAACACTACGTGTGGTTACCTTCTCATTTGTGGTATTCAGAGAAGCAAAGAAAGACATTAATATCACGG GTTATACGATCCCAAAAGGGTGGAAAGCATTAGTCTGGTTTAGGAACGTTCATTTTGATCCTGAATTGTATCCTGATCCAAAGAGATTTGATCCTGACAGATGGGAT GGTCTTACAGCTAAAGCAGGAAGTTTTCTTCCCTTTGGGGCAGGAACCAGAACTTGTCCGGGAAATGATCTTGCAAAGCttgaaatttctatttttcttcaCTATTTTCTCCTTGATTATGA GCTAGAAAGGCAGAATCCTTCATGCCCAATAATGTATTTACCTCATCAGAGGCCTAAAGATAATTGCTTGGGAAGAATCAGAAGGGTCTCACCTTCAAGTGTACGGAAAAAGGAGGACTGA